CCTTCGGGCGGCGTAACGCCCCTCCCAGAACGGCGTCATCCCGGGCTTGACCCGGGACCCCGCTTCTTCTGCCTTTGACAAGGCAGCTTGACCCCGGCTCAAGCCGGGGCGACGATAAGCTATTCCTTCTTCACCGCCGCCTTCTTCTTCGGCGCGGCTTTCTTGGCCGATGCCTTCTTTGCCGGAGCCTTGCGCCCGCCCTTCTTCTTGACGGGGCCGGCTGCAGCCTTGGCGTCGATGAGCTGGACGGCTTCGTCGAGCGTCAGCGCGGCCTGATCGACCGTCTTGGGCAGCGTCGCATTGGTGGTCCCGTCGGTGAGGTAGGCGCCATAGCGCCCCTCCATCAGCTTGATCTCCGCGCCCGACACCGGGTGCGCACCCAGCACCTTCAATGGCTCGCGCGACCCGCGCTGTGGCCGCCCGCCGCCCGCTGCCGCTTCGGCTAGCTTGACGACCGCGGCGTTCATGCCGGTTTCGAACACCTCTGCGGTCGAAGCCAGTCGCGCGTATTTGCCGTCATGCGCCAGATAGGGGCCATAGCGGCCAATCGATGCGGTGATCGGCTTGCCGCTTTCGGGATGGTCGCCGATCGTGCGCGGCAGGTTGAGCAATTTGACCGCCCAGTCGAGGTCCAGCTCGGGGATATCCTTGGGGATCGACGCGCGCGCCGCCTCCTTGCCCTCGCCGCGCTGGAAATAGGGACCGAACCGGCCCGAGCGGCGGCTGATTTCCTCACCCGTGCCGGGGTCGGTGCCGATCACTTCCGGCCCGCTGTCGCCACCGTCCGCGCCGCCCGGTTGGCCGAAGCGGCGGGTGAATTTGCAGTCGGGATAGTTTGAGCAGGCAACGAACGCGCCGAACTTGCCGCCGCGCAGCGCCAGCTTGCCGACCCCGCAGGACGGGCAGAGGCGCGGATCGGTCCCGTCGCCCTTGTCCGGGAAAAGATAGGGCTCGAGGAACTTGTCGAGCTCGGCGGTCACCTCACTCGGCTTCTGTTCCATCACCTCGTCGGTACGCGGGCGGAAATCCTTCCAGAAGGCTTCGAGCACCGCCTGCCAGCCCGCGCGACCGCCGGACACGTCGTCCAGCTCTTCCTCGAGTCCCGCAGTGAAGTCGTAATTGACGTATTTCTCGAAGAAGCGCTCGAGGAACGCGGTCAGCAGCCGCCCGGTCTCCTCGGCGAAGAAACGGTTCTTCTCGACCCGGACATAGGCGCGGTCCTTGAGCACCTGGATGATCGAGGCATAGGTCGAGGGGCGGCCGATGCCGAGTTCCTCGAGCCGCTTGACCAACGACGCTTCGGAGAAGCGCGGCGGCGGCTGGGTGAAATGCTGTTCGGCGTCGACCCCCTTCTTGGCGGGCGTGTCGCCGTTGCGGATCACCGGGAGACGGCGCGAATCCTCGTCGCCCTCGTCATCGCGGCCTTCCTCGTACAAAGCGAGATAGCCGGGAAAGATCACCACCTGTCCGGTCGCCCGCAGCGCGTCCTGTCCGGTCGGCTCCTCAAGCTCGACCGTGGTGCGCTCCATCCGGGCGCTCGACATCTGGCTCGCCAGCGCGCGCTTCCAGATCAGGTCATAGAGGCGCGCGTGATCGCCCGACCCGGCCTTGTCCTTGCTGAAATCGGTGGGCCGGATCGCTTCATGCGCTTCCTGCGCATTCTTGGCCTTGGACTGGTACTGGCGCGGCTTGTCGGGGATGTAGCTTGCCTGGTAGCGGTTCACGATCGCCTTGCGCGCCTCGTCGATCGCGCTGCCGTCCATCTGCACGCCGTCGGTGCGCATATAGGTGATCGCGCCATCCTCGTAGAGCGCCTGCGCGATTCGCATCGTGTGGCTGGCGGAGAAGCCGAGCTTGCGCGCCGCTTCCTGCTGGAGTGTCGAGGTAGTGAAGGGCGGCGGCGGGTTGCGCATCGCCGGTTTGGTCTCGACGCTGGCGACGGTGAAGCGACCCTGTTCGACCGCAGCCTTGGCGCGCATCGCCACGCCTTCGGTGCCGATCGACAGTCGGTCGAGCTTCTTGCCCTCGAAGCGGACGAGCCGCGCGTCGAACGCAGTCCCGTCATGTTCGAGATGCGCGGTGACCGACCAGTATTCCTGCGCCTTGAACAGCTCGATCTCACGCTCGCGCTCGACGATCAGACGCAGTGCGACCGATTGCACGCGGCCCGCCGATTTGGCGCCGGGCAGCTTGCGCCAGAGCACCGGGGACAAAGTGAAGCCGACCAGATAGTCGAGCGCACGGCGTGCGCGATAGGCGTCGATCAGGTCGGTATCGAGCTGGCGCGGCGCAGCCATCGCCTGGGTCACCGCCGCCTTGGTGATCGCATTGAAAGTGACGCGCTCGACCTCCTTGGGGAGCGCCTTCTTCTTCGCCAGCACTTCCTGAACATGCCAGCTGATCGCCTCCCCTTCGCGATCGGGGTCGGTGGCGAGGATCAGGCGATCGGCTTTTTTTGCCTCGTCGGTGATCGCCTTGAGCTGCTTGGCCTTGTCGGGATAGGTCTCCCAATCCATCGCAAAGCCGTCATCGGGCTGCACCGAACCGTCCTTTGCGGGGAGGTCGCGGATATGGCCGTAGGAGGCGAGGACGCGATAGTCCTTGCCCAGATATTTCTCGATGGTTTTCGCCTTGGCAGGCGATTCGACGATGACGAGCTGCATGAGATCGGGTGGTCCTTACGTGTACGCGCGAGGATGGGGAGGCTGAATAGCGGGCGTCAAGCAGAACGCCACCCCCTCTTAACTCCGATCGTCTATAAGAGTCGGAAGAGGGTGGGCAGATGGTCTCTATCGAACGGCTGATTGACGAACATGCGCGGATTACTGCGATGGCGAACGCGCTGATGCGCGACGCGGCGAACGCGTCGGGTGCGGAGCTGCATGCGGCGATCGTCGCACTCGACACCGAACTCGCCGCGCATCTCGCGACCGAGGATCTCGACGTTTATCCGCATCTCCTGTCCGCCGGTGACCTTGCCCAGCGCGAGGCGGCGGAGATCGCGATGGGCGATTTCGAGAAGCTCGCCGCCCAGTGGCGCGCCTATGTCAGCGACTGGACCGCCGAGGAGATCGAAGGCGATCGTGAATTGTTCGTCGAGGCGAGCAAGCGGATGCTCTCGGCACTGGCCGCGCGGGTGCGGATCGAGAACGAGATCCTCTACCCGCTCGCGCTCGCGTGCGGCACGATCACCCTGCGTGAGGCGAGCGCGCGGATGATGGCGCGATAACCCGCTTCGCCCTGCACGATATTCAGGCGAAAATGTCTTCGTGTCCCCCGCGCGGCGGTGCCGTCAGGCGGTAAACTGCGCCCGCCACTGCCCATCCCGCCATCGTCACGACGCCGAAGACGAGGTTCGCGACCACCCTGAACTCGATCGATTCATATTCGATGCCCTGGTCTAGAATGATGGTGCCGAACATCCCGACGAGCAGCGCAACGATCGGGAACAGCAGGATCGCATGCACGACCACGAGCGGCCACGCCGACCGGCGCGTGCGATGCCAGCTTCCGACGATGCTGTCGATCGGACCGGTGCGCTCAACCGCTGCCATCCCGATCGCTGCCGAAGTCCGGGCCGCCAGATAGAGACCCGGCAGCAGCAACAGGAAATAGCCCAATCCGCAAATCAACCAGATCCCGAACTGCAGCCCGATCACGGTAAACGGCGCAACCACGCCGCCGACCCACCCACCGCCCACATCGCCAAAGGCCTGGCGGAACAGGAGATATTGCAACAAGCCCTGCAGAAGTACGGGCGCGATCAGCATCGTGGCTTGCGCACTCCATGATTCGTCGTGATCCTCGATCCAGATCCCGAACACCACATAGATTGCGGTCGCGACGATGAAGGCCAGTGCGTGCGCCCCGATCAGCGCCGAGGCTTCGCCGAGAACTTCCGCAATCTCCAGCCGATTCGAATCATCGATACTCACCGCAAACTGACCCGCCCGCCGGCATGCCGCTCCAGCCGTCCGGCGAGTTCGAGTTCGAGCAGCACCAGCTGCACCGCCGCGCCGGGCAGGCCCGACTGACGGATCAGCTCGTCGACGGGCACCGGGACCGGGCCGAGCAACCCCTCTACCCGGTCACGCCCGGCGGCATCGGGCTCCACCGGGGGCTCCGTGCCGAAGCCGGAAACCGGCGCGCGGACCGCGCGCGGATCGATCGGGCGGATCATTTCAAGGATGTCATCGACGCCCTGCACCAACGTTGCGCCCTCGCGGATCAGCAGGTTGCAGCCCTGTGCGCGCGGATCGAGCGGCGAACCGGGGACCGCCATCACCTCCCGCCCCGCCTCAGCCGCGATGCGCGCGGTGATCAGCGATCCGGAGCGCGGCGCGGCCTCGACCACCACCGTGCCATGCGCCAGCCCCGCGATGATGCGGTTGCGGGAGGGGAAGTGGCGGGCGAGCGGTTCGGCCCCCGGCGGCTGTTCGGCGATCAACAGGCCCTGATGCGCGACCCGTTCCTGCAACTCGGCATTTTCGGGCGGAAAGGCGATGTCGATCCCACTGGCGATCACGCCCGCGGTTCCGCTGGCGAGCGATCCGACATGTGCCGCAGTGTCGATCCCGCGCGCGAGACCCGAAACCACGGTCACACCCGCCTCCCCCAATCCCTGAGCCAGCTGGCGCGCGAAGCGACAGGCAGCGGCCGAAGCGTTGCGCGCGCCGACCATCGCGACACAGGGCCGGAACAACAGGCCGGTATCGCCGCGCACGATCAGTGCGGGCGGGGCGTTTTCCAGCTCCGCAAGCAAGGCCGGATAATCGGGATCGTCGAGGAACAGATAACGTGCACCAAGCCGTTCCACCGTTGCCAGCTCACGCCGGGCGAGCGTGGGATCGGCGAGCGTCGGGGCCGCGCCGCCACCGCACGACGCCAGTCCGGGCAGCGCGTCGAGCGCGGCCTGCGCATCGCCGAAGCGCGCAATCAGCTGGCGATAGGTGACCGGCCCGATGCGCGGCGACCGGATAAGGCGAAGTCGGGCGAGGCGCGCGGCCTCATCAGCCATGCTTGCGCCCGATGCGCGGTTCGGTCCCGGCGAGCAGCCGCTCGATATTCTCGCGATGCTTCCACAGCACGATTGCCGCGAGCGCGACGAGCAGCATGGTGAGATCGAAACGGTCCATCAGCGCAGCGCTGACCGGTGCGCTCATCGCCGCAACCATCCCGGCGACCGATGAAATGCGGAGCAGCGCGAGCAGCCCGAGCCACACCGTCGCAAAGACCAGGCCGCAAGGCCAATGGAGCGCGAGGACGATGCCCATCAGCGTCGCGACGCCCTTGCCCCCCTTGAACTTCAGCCAGACCGGATAGCAATGGCCGACAAACGCCCCGGCCGCGGCGAGCACGCCAAGGCCCGGCCAAAGTGCCTCGACGATCCACACCGCCGCCGCACCCTTGAGCATGTCGAGCAGCAACGTCGCCGCCGCCAGCCCCTTGCGTCCCGTGCGCAGGACGTTGGTCGCGCCGATATTGCCCGATCCGATCTGGCGCAGGTCACCGGCCCCGGCGATCCGGGTCAGGATGACCCCGAACGGGATCGAGCCGAGAAGATAGCCGAGCGCGATGGCGAGCACCGGCGCGAAATTGGCGAGTTGCGTCTGCATGAGTCCCCTTGCTTGGACAAAGGCTAGGTGCTTCGGTAAGCGCACGCAACAATCTCGATCAGCGGACGCATGTGCATGGCCGACACCCGGCCCCTTCTCTTTTTCGATTCGGGCGTGGGCGGGCTGTCGGTACTGGCACCGGCGCGCGTTCTGCTGCCGCATGCGCCTCTGGTCTATGTCGCCGACGTCGCCGGTTTTCCTTATGGGACGCGCAGCGAAGGGGAGATCGCCGCGCGCGTCCCGGCGCTGCTGGGGCGGCTGGCGGAACGCTACAAGCCGCGCCTGATCGTGATCGCATGCAACACCGCATCGACCATCGCGCTGACCCATGTCCGCGCCGCACTCGACGTGCCGATCGTCGGCACCGTCCCCGCGATCAAGCCCGCCGCCGAACTTTCGCGGACGCGGGTGATCGGCGTGCTCGGGACCCAGGCAACGGTGCGCCAGCCCTATGTCGACGATCTGACCGCACGCTTCGCCGCCGATTGCACCGTGCTGCGCCACGGGAGCGCCGAACTGGTCGAGCTGGCCGAAGCGAAATTGCGGGGCGGGACGAGCGATCCGTCGCGGTTTCGCGCGGTGCTGGCCGGGCTGATCGACCAGCCGGGCGGAGATCGCATCGATGTGATCGTCAACGCCTGCACCCATTTCCCGTTGGTCGAGGCCGAACTTGCAGCGGTTGCACCGCATCCGCTGCATTTCGTCGATGGCGGGCCGGGAATCGCACGGCGCATCGCCCACCTGACGCAGGGACAGGAATGGCCGACCAGCCCCACCCCCGGCATCGCGGTGTTCACCGCGACGCCCGACCCCGCGCTGATGCCAGCGGTCGCCACCTACGGCCTGGATCGGATCGAGACGCTGTGATTCTGCGCCGCGAGCTTGCCTGGGTCGCGCTCGCCTGGCTTGCGGCGATGCTGATCGCATTCCGCGATCCGGTGTTGAGCGGGTTCGACCTGGGCTTTGGCGATCGCGCCGACGGGATCATCGAGATCAGCCTGCTCGAACATTGGCGCAACGTGCTGATGGGGGCATCGGCGTGGAACCAGCCGATCTATTTCCACCCGCATCCCGGCACGCTGGGCTATAATGACGGCTATTTCCTGTTCGGCCTCGTCTATTCCTTCTGGCGGATCTGGTTCGACCCGTTCCTTGCCGACACGCTCAACGCCGCGACATTCAAGACGATCGGCTTTGTCGCAAGCTGGTGGCTCGTCCGCCGGACCCTCGGCTGGCAGGCGCCGGTCGCGCTGCTGGTCGCGGCGCTGTTCACGATCAACAATGCAATGGCGCTCCAGGCAGTGCATGCCCAGTTGCAGAGCATCGCGCTGTTGCCCGTGGCGATCATCCTGGCGATCGATGCCGTGCGCGCGGAGGTGGCGGGGCGGCGCACCAGGGCACGGATTTCCGGCGTCCTGCTCGCACTGCTGCTCGCCGCATGGCTGATCACCGGCTTCTACATGGCGTGGTTCACCATCTGGTTCGGCTGCGTGTTCGTCGCGTGCTGGCTGGTTTCGACAGGCAACTGGCGTCCCGTCGCCGCGCTGTCGCTGGCCCGCGCCCATATCGGCACACTCGCCATCTGCGGGGTCGTCTTCGCCGTTGCCGTGCTGCCCTTTCTGTCGGTCTATCTCGCCAAGGCGGGGGAGACGGGCGGGCATGGCTATTGGAAGATGCTGGGCTATCTCGTCACGCCTATCGACCTGATCAATACCGGCCCCGACAATCTCCTGTGGGGCTGGATCCAGCGCGCGTTGCGGGCGCTGCTCGGCCTGTTCGCGCCCGATCCCGATGTTGCACGCCGTGTGTTCGGCGGTGAGCATGAATCGGGCTTCCCGCTTCTGCTGTTCGTGCTGGTCGCGGTGGCGGCGTGGCGCGTGTTGCGGCGACGCATCCCCGCCGATCCCGTGCTGTTCGCCTTTACCCTGGCGGTCGTCGTCAGCTGGGCGCTCACGCTCCAGCTGTGGGTCGTATCGCCCTGGGGTGCGGTGTTCCACCTCGTCCCCGGCGCGAAGGGGATGCGGGTCGTGCTGCGCTACCAGGTCTTTCTGGTGCTGCCGGTACTGCTGCTCGTTGCCGCAGTCTGGCGCGATCGACTGATCGCGTTGCTCGATGCGAAGCGCCTCGTCGCGCTCGCGCTTGTCGGCGTGTTGCTGGCCGAACAGCTCAATGGCTTTTCCGCCGCCCAGCTCAGTCGAAACGCCTATTGGGAGCCGCTGACCCGGGTGCCGCCGCCACCGTCGGGCTGCCGCGCCTTCTACGCGGTGCAGACGCGCGTGGGCGAGCCGCTGTACCGCAGCGCGGCGATGCACGCGAAACACCCGCATAACGACGATTCGATGCTGCTCGCCCAGCTATGGCAGGT
The genomic region above belongs to Sphingomonas sp. J315 and contains:
- the murI gene encoding glutamate racemase, with the translated sequence MADTRPLLFFDSGVGGLSVLAPARVLLPHAPLVYVADVAGFPYGTRSEGEIAARVPALLGRLAERYKPRLIVIACNTASTIALTHVRAALDVPIVGTVPAIKPAAELSRTRVIGVLGTQATVRQPYVDDLTARFAADCTVLRHGSAELVELAEAKLRGGTSDPSRFRAVLAGLIDQPGGDRIDVIVNACTHFPLVEAELAAVAPHPLHFVDGGPGIARRIAHLTQGQEWPTSPTPGIAVFTATPDPALMPAVATYGLDRIETL
- a CDS encoding hemerythrin domain-containing protein, with translation MVSIERLIDEHARITAMANALMRDAANASGAELHAAIVALDTELAAHLATEDLDVYPHLLSAGDLAQREAAEIAMGDFEKLAAQWRAYVSDWTAEEIEGDRELFVEASKRMLSALAARVRIENEILYPLALACGTITLREASARMMAR
- the dprA gene encoding DNA-processing protein DprA, translated to MADEAARLARLRLIRSPRIGPVTYRQLIARFGDAQAALDALPGLASCGGGAAPTLADPTLARRELATVERLGARYLFLDDPDYPALLAELENAPPALIVRGDTGLLFRPCVAMVGARNASAAACRFARQLAQGLGEAGVTVVSGLARGIDTAAHVGSLASGTAGVIASGIDIAFPPENAELQERVAHQGLLIAEQPPGAEPLARHFPSRNRIIAGLAHGTVVVEAAPRSGSLITARIAAEAGREVMAVPGSPLDPRAQGCNLLIREGATLVQGVDDILEMIRPIDPRAVRAPVSGFGTEPPVEPDAAGRDRVEGLLGPVPVPVDELIRQSGLPGAAVQLVLLELELAGRLERHAGGRVSLR
- the plsY gene encoding glycerol-3-phosphate 1-O-acyltransferase PlsY codes for the protein MQTQLANFAPVLAIALGYLLGSIPFGVILTRIAGAGDLRQIGSGNIGATNVLRTGRKGLAAATLLLDMLKGAAAVWIVEALWPGLGVLAAAGAFVGHCYPVWLKFKGGKGVATLMGIVLALHWPCGLVFATVWLGLLALLRISSVAGMVAAMSAPVSAALMDRFDLTMLLVALAAIVLWKHRENIERLLAGTEPRIGRKHG
- the topA gene encoding type I DNA topoisomerase, with product MQLVIVESPAKAKTIEKYLGKDYRVLASYGHIRDLPAKDGSVQPDDGFAMDWETYPDKAKQLKAITDEAKKADRLILATDPDREGEAISWHVQEVLAKKKALPKEVERVTFNAITKAAVTQAMAAPRQLDTDLIDAYRARRALDYLVGFTLSPVLWRKLPGAKSAGRVQSVALRLIVEREREIELFKAQEYWSVTAHLEHDGTAFDARLVRFEGKKLDRLSIGTEGVAMRAKAAVEQGRFTVASVETKPAMRNPPPPFTTSTLQQEAARKLGFSASHTMRIAQALYEDGAITYMRTDGVQMDGSAIDEARKAIVNRYQASYIPDKPRQYQSKAKNAQEAHEAIRPTDFSKDKAGSGDHARLYDLIWKRALASQMSSARMERTTVELEEPTGQDALRATGQVVIFPGYLALYEEGRDDEGDEDSRRLPVIRNGDTPAKKGVDAEQHFTQPPPRFSEASLVKRLEELGIGRPSTYASIIQVLKDRAYVRVEKNRFFAEETGRLLTAFLERFFEKYVNYDFTAGLEEELDDVSGGRAGWQAVLEAFWKDFRPRTDEVMEQKPSEVTAELDKFLEPYLFPDKGDGTDPRLCPSCGVGKLALRGGKFGAFVACSNYPDCKFTRRFGQPGGADGGDSGPEVIGTDPGTGEEISRRSGRFGPYFQRGEGKEAARASIPKDIPELDLDWAVKLLNLPRTIGDHPESGKPITASIGRYGPYLAHDGKYARLASTAEVFETGMNAAVVKLAEAAAGGGRPQRGSREPLKVLGAHPVSGAEIKLMEGRYGAYLTDGTTNATLPKTVDQAALTLDEAVQLIDAKAAAGPVKKKGGRKAPAKKASAKKAAPKKKAAVKKE